The region GGTTTGACACTCACGCTCGATTCGGAATGGTAAGCGCCGTGCTGGGAAGTTTTTCGCAAGTTGGTCAATATCTGGCGCATGTCTAGGCCAGCGGGTTGATGGTTAATAAGTAGTGACAAACAAGGAGACCGCAAAGATCTCATTAAGAGAACAGAGTGCCTGGCTGCTGGTCGCAAAGATCATCGGCTTTGCATTCAGCTTTGTCCTGCCTCTCATCATTGTCCGGCATCTGACCCAGGACGCCGTCGGACATTATCGACAAGCATTTTTGGTAATAACCAACGCTGTGATCATCTTGCCGCTGGGCTTTTCGATGAGCGCATATTATTTCTTGGCGCGCGAGAGCACTGCAAGACGCGGTGCAGCGATATTTAATATTCTCATCTTTAATTTTGTTGTCGGCGGGTTGGCGTGTCTGGCATTGCAAGTGTTTCCGCAAATCCTGGGCAATATCTTTCGAAGCGAAGAACTTTCACAGCTCGCTCCGATGATTGGCGTCGTTATCTGGATCTGGATATTTGGGACATTTTTGGAAATTGTTGCCATCGCAAATCAGGAAGCTAGAGTTGCGACGATGTTCATTGTTCTCGCTTCGCTATCGAAGACGCTGCTGATGGGAACCGCTGTATTTGCATTTGCCACGGTCGAATCTTTTCTCTATGCAGCGATGATCCAGGGAATCATTCAGACTTTTATTTTACTCAATTATTTAAGGACCAGGTTTGAGGGATTTTGGCGCCATTTCGATGCGGGATTTTTCCACGAGCAGATGATGTATGCAGTGCCTTTCGGGCTGACAGGAGTTTTGTGGATAGCTCAAACCGATATTCACAATTACTTTGTCGGGTATCAATTTTCGCCTTCGGAATATGCCATCTACGCTTACGGCTGTTTTGAATTACCGCTGATTGCAATGCTTTCGGAATCGGTCACGTCCGTACTAATCCCGCGAATGAACGAACTTCAACTTGTGGGTGATCGTGACGAAATGATTCGCCTGCTGGCGCGTTCGGCACAGAAACTTGCATTCTTCTATTTTCCGATCTACGTGTTTTTGATGGTAACGGCGAAGACGTTCGTCGTTACGCTTTTTACGCAGGATTATGAACTGAGTGCTTCGATCTTTGTCATCAATCTGACGATACTGCCATTTTGCGTTCTCATTGTCGATCCGATCGTCCGTTCGTTCAAGGAACTCGGTAGACTGTTTCTCCTGTCGCGTCTTTTAGTACTGACTAGCATGGTCGCAGTGCTGTATTTCGGTCTCGGTTACTTTAGCCTGACGGGAATGATCACAGTTGCGGTCGCCGCGATACTGATCGAGAAATTTATCGCAGACACAATGGTGATACATAAGCTAAAGATCGGTTCGCGGCACCTGTCGCTTTTCAAGGACACGGCAAAAACAGCCTTGATAAGTATATTGGCCGGCGTCGTCACATTTATTGTTTATACAAATGCGCATGAATCTCTCAAACTGGCCGGCGAGGGTTTTGCAGCCAGTGTTTTGTCACTGAACACACCGGCAGCTCTGAGCTTTGTAGGCGGCAGTTTTGTTTTGCTTGTTACAGCATTGGTTTTTGTGCCTGTGTATTTGCTCGCTGCAAACTCCTGGGGCGTCATCGAGGATGATGAAAAACAAACAGTTAGAAATTTCACGAGGAGGCTTTTTCCAAAGCGCGGCATCCACCCGCTGACGGATAGCTAATATGTGCGGAATCGCGGGCTTTATTTCAAAAACTAACGGCCGCACGGAAGAACGCGCTGCGTTGCTCGATGCGATGTGCCGCGTCATCACCTATCGCGGACCGGACGAACAGGGAACTGCCGTGGTAGGCCGAGCGGCGATGGGCATGCGTCGGTTGTCGATCATCGATCTCGCGAACGGCCAGCAGCCTGTCTATAACGGCGAACGTACAAAGCTGATCGTTTTTAACGGTGAGATCTACAATTATCGTGAGCTGAAAAAAGATCTTGAATCACGCGGCTACAAATTCAGAACGAACTCTGACACCGAGACGATCATTCACTCTTACGAAGAATTTGGCGAGGATTGTGTGCTGCATCTGCGCGGAATGTTTGCGTTTGCGATCTGGGATGTCGAGGAGCAAAGCTTGTTTGTGGCGCGCGACCGCGTTGGTAAAAAGCCTATGTTCTACACAATGACGGCTAGTGGCGAATTTGTCTTTGGTTCCGAGATGAAGGTGCTTCTTGAACACGGCGGCGTAACCCGTGAGATCGATCATGGTGCTCTAGATTCCTATCTGTCATTCGGCTATGTGCCGGAAGAACTGTGTATCTTCAAGGGCGTCAAAAAACTTGAGCCGGGACATTTTCTTACCTTCAAGAACGGCGAGATACGAACAGAGAAATATTGGGATTTCGATTTTGCAGGTGAACTGCTTACAACGGGCGAAGATGAGGTTGCTGCCGATCTTTACGACAAGCTGCGAGACGCGGTCGGTGTCAGATTGATCTCCGAAGTTCCACTGGGAGCGTTTCTTTCGGGTGGTGTTGATTCGAGCGCAGTCGTTGGCTTGATGTCGCAGATAATGGACCAGCCGGTAAAGACGTTTTCTATCGGATTTAATGAAGACAGTTTTGACGAATTGAAGTATGCGCGCCTTGCCGCCACTCATTTTAATACCGAGCATCACGAATTTACTTTGACTCCGGATTTTGTC is a window of Chloracidobacterium sp. DNA encoding:
- a CDS encoding oligosaccharide flippase family protein, which translates into the protein MTNKETAKISLREQSAWLLVAKIIGFAFSFVLPLIIVRHLTQDAVGHYRQAFLVITNAVIILPLGFSMSAYYFLARESTARRGAAIFNILIFNFVVGGLACLALQVFPQILGNIFRSEELSQLAPMIGVVIWIWIFGTFLEIVAIANQEARVATMFIVLASLSKTLLMGTAVFAFATVESFLYAAMIQGIIQTFILLNYLRTRFEGFWRHFDAGFFHEQMMYAVPFGLTGVLWIAQTDIHNYFVGYQFSPSEYAIYAYGCFELPLIAMLSESVTSVLIPRMNELQLVGDRDEMIRLLARSAQKLAFFYFPIYVFLMVTAKTFVVTLFTQDYELSASIFVINLTILPFCVLIVDPIVRSFKELGRLFLLSRLLVLTSMVAVLYFGLGYFSLTGMITVAVAAILIEKFIADTMVIHKLKIGSRHLSLFKDTAKTALISILAGVVTFIVYTNAHESLKLAGEGFAASVLSLNTPAALSFVGGSFVLLVTALVFVPVYLLAANSWGVIEDDEKQTVRNFTRRLFPKRGIHPLTDS
- the asnB gene encoding asparagine synthase (glutamine-hydrolyzing), coding for MCGIAGFISKTNGRTEERAALLDAMCRVITYRGPDEQGTAVVGRAAMGMRRLSIIDLANGQQPVYNGERTKLIVFNGEIYNYRELKKDLESRGYKFRTNSDTETIIHSYEEFGEDCVLHLRGMFAFAIWDVEEQSLFVARDRVGKKPMFYTMTASGEFVFGSEMKVLLEHGGVTREIDHGALDSYLSFGYVPEELCIFKGVKKLEPGHFLTFKNGEIRTEKYWDFDFAGELLTTGEDEVAADLYDKLRDAVGVRLISEVPLGAFLSGGVDSSAVVGLMSQIMDQPVKTFSIGFNEDSFDELKYARLAATHFNTEHHEFTLTPDFVNVVDDLVWHFDEPFADSSALPTYMVSKMAREHVTVVLSGDGGDELFGGYTRYVTDRNRSGLEGLPRAVREKLLRPLSEALPHGAFGKNYLFNISLDAAGRYIDSISHFNGPRKRKLYSNEIRTKMNGSFLRGEKLFRQIAGSVTTDEQLENLLYLDSKTYLPSDILTKVDRMSMASSLETRSPLLDHKLIEYVTRIPSSMKLKGRETKYIFKKAISDLVPREILHREKQGFGVPINEWINLQLKDRITSDLSDSRFMSRGYFEPKYVSLLLDEHRRGRRDHSHALWTLWMLELWHRRYIDDTSSFSK